Genomic DNA from Myxococcota bacterium:
CAAGCTCGCCCTGGTGCGGCTGCGCGAGTCGATCCGGCGCCTGCTCGAGTCACAAGGCGCCCACGGCCAGGACGAGCTCGCCGACCAGCTCGCGCTGTTCGCGCTCGCGGTCGCCGACGGCGCGTTCCTGCAGGACCACATCGATCCACGCGCGAGCGACCTGGTGCGCACGATCGAGCTGCTCGACCGCGCGCTCTTCGCGCTCGTGCACGACGCGCAGCTCAGAAAGCCAGGCTGACTCGCGCGGTCCCGCGCGCGAAGCGCGGGAAGACCTGCCGGAAGACGAAGGCCAGGATCCCGCTGCGCAGGAGCAGCGGTCCGAACGTGCCGACCACGAGCTCCGCCCAGCGGGAGCGCTGCATCAAGAGCGCCGGCGCCCGGGTCTGGATGGCCTGGATCTCCTTCACCTCCGGGAGTCTCTCGGCCGTCACGCGCGCCGCGGCCGCGTCGAGCTCTGCGGCTGGCGCACCCGCCAGCAGCACCGGGCCGAGCTGGTTGGCGGCCACGACCGCGTCGCGCAGGGCGATGTTGATGCCCTGCGCGCCGACGGGTGACATCGGGTGCGCGGCGTCGCCCAGCAGGAGCACGCCCGGTGCGCTCCACAGGTCGAGGTGGTCGCACACCACGTCGAGCAGGAACGGGTGCGTGAGCTCGCGCGCGTGCGCGCGCAGCCAGTCGGTCAGGTCGGCGGGCAGGTTCTGCGCCAGCTGCTCGAGCCAGTGCTCGATCCCGCCCTTGCGGATGTCGCCGTAGGTCCCCTTGTCGATCGCCCAGCCGAGCTGCAGCATGGCGTCGGGTGACTCGAAGGCGATCGCGAAGTGGCGCCGGCCGACGCAGCCGCGCACGCGCCCGCGCATGAACTCGGGCAGCGGCAGCTTGACCCACACCACGTCGAACGCCTGCGCCTCGCGCGGCCGTTCGAGGCCCGCGCGCTTGCGCACGAGTGACGCGCGCCCGTCGCAGCCGATCACGTAGTCCGCCGCGACGTCGCGCGCGCGGCCGTCGGCCTCGATGCGCAGGCCAGTCACCCGACCCCCCGCGTGGATCAGCTCGCGCGCGACCGCGCCGCGCAGCAGCGTGAAGCCGGGCGACTTCTCCGCCTGCGCCACCAGCATCTCGAGCAGCGCGGGCTGGGAGACGAAGCGGGGCAGGGGCAGGTCCGGCGGCAGCGAGGCCACGTCGACGTGCAGCCCGTGACGGCCGTTGAGATACACGTCGAGCCCGGTGATGCGCGCCTGCGGCAGGCGCTCCAGCTCGGGCCCCAGACCCATCTGCTGCAGCGCGTCCACGCCGCCCGGCATGAGTCCCTCGCCCCGGAACTCGCGCGCGAAGTCGCTCTGGCGCTCGAGCAGAGTGACTCGCACGCCGCGCCGCGCCAGCAGGTAGGCGAGCGCCGCGCCCGCGGGACCCGCGCCGGCGATCGCCACGTGGTGTGAGGGCATGGCCCGAGAGTACCGGCTTGACCGGAGACGTGGACTGACGGTAACGTCACCGACTGACATGGCCGTCAGTCGAAAGCGCACACCGCGCCGTACGCGAGATCCGGGCCGCGCCGCCGAGCGCGCTCGGGCCGCGACCCGGGCCCGGCTGCGCGCCAGCGGCCAGAAGCTGCTCGCCGAGCGCGGCCTGCACGCCGTGACCAGCCACGAGATCGCCAACGCCGCGGGCGTGGCCGCCGGCACGTTCTACCTGCACTTCCGCGACAAGGAGGAGCTGTTCCGCGAGCTCGTGTTCGACGCCGTGGCCGAGCTCCTGGCGCGGCTCGAGCGCTCCGTGCTGCCCCTGCGCGAGAACCCCGAGGCGGCGGCGCGCGCCCGCGCCGAGACGCTGCTCGGGTTTGCGGAGGAGCACGCCGAGCTCGTGCGCCTGGCCTTCGGGCGCGGCGCCGAGGCGGCCTCGGGCGTGGGCGCCGAGGCGCTCAGCCAGCTCGTCGAGCGCCTGGAGCGGATCATCTCCATGCAGGGCAAGGGCGGGAGCGGGCTGCACCCCGGCGTCGCCGCGCAGGCGCTGGTCGGAATGTGGGCGCGCGTGGCCACCTGGTGGGCCGAGTCACCCGGGCGCGCGCCGCGCGCCGCGGTCGTGGAAACACTGGTCGATCTCCAGCTCTCGGGGATCCGAGGAGGCCGTTCATGAACCCGTCGACGCACATCACGCACAACTCCGCCTACAACACGGTCGACCGCGACGACTTCCGCTCGATGATCGAGGTGGAGCGCTACGGGGAACGCAGCGACGCGTTCGACCAGATCATCTCGGCCACCGAGGACCACTTCTGGGACCCGCTCGATCCGGCCTACGTCGACTTCACGCACGAGTTCGACCTGCGCGAGCGCACGATCATGCCGCGCGACTTCACGGTCGAGCTGAACTGCGCCGTCGCCGACCGACTCACTCCTGCGCAGCAGGTGGAGCTGGCGAACGAGAGCACGCGCTTCACGCTGTCGTCGATCCTGCACGGCGAGCAGGGCGCGCTCTCGCTGTCGGCCTCGCTGTGTCAGATCATGAAGGACCCGGGCGCCCAGGAGTACGCCGCCAACCAGGCGCGCGAGGAGGCGCGGCACGTGACTGCCTTCTCGCGCTACGTGCAGGCGCGCTGGGGAACGCCGCTGGCCGTGGGCCCGACGCTCGGGAACCTGCTGAACGAGCTCGTGCTCGCGCCCGAGGTGTACAAGAAGCTGGTGGGCATGCAGATGCTGGTCGAGGGCCTGGCGATGGGCGCGTTCGCCACCATCCACTCACTCACCGACGATCCGCTGCTGCGCCGCACGGTGCAGCTGGTCATGACCGACGAAGCCTTCCATCACCGCTTCGGGAAGATCTGGGCCGACCGCACCGTGCCCAAGCTCAGCGAGGAGGAGCACGAGCGGGTCGAGACCTGGGCGGCGAAGTGCTTCCAGACGCTGCTCTTCAACCTGGTCAACTCCGAGCAGAAGCAGCACATCTACACGCGCTTCGGCCTCGACTGGCAGTGGGTGCGCAGCGCCGTGCTCGAAGCCTTCAGCGACTCGGACCGCCGCCGCATGATGACCCGCAGCACGAACATCTTCCGCGTGCTGATCAAGACCCTGCTCAAGGCCGGCATCATTACCGAGCGCACGCGCGCCACCTACGCGACCTGGGTCGACATGGACGAGCTCGCGCGGGAGCACGACGAGGTCGTGGGCCAGGACGTGGCCGACGCCGCGATGGTCGAGCTCCAGGACATCAACCGCGGGCGCAAGAAGATCGGGAAGGTGAAGCGGGCCGTGTCCGCCTGATTCGGGCCTAGCTCTTCGAGCCGGCGCGGTCGTCGGGGCGGGGCGAGCCGCTGGGCGGCTCGCGGTACGTGATGAAGCCGTGCGTGGGGTCGTACGGAGAGACTCCGCACTGCACGCGGTCGCCCTGAATGACTCGGATGTGGAAGCGCCGCATGCGGCCCGAGAGCTGGGCGGTGATCTCGCTGCCGTTCTCGAGCTTCACGAGATAGCGGCCACCGCCGAGGATCTTGGTGATGGCGCCGGACACCGTGATGAGGTCTTTTTTGGACATCGGGCGGCCGGCATTATAGCGGCGGTCCGTCGACCTGCAGCAGGGGCGGCGCCGACTCCGTCTGGATCGTGGTGTGCGCCACCGCGTACTCCTGGTGCAGCAGGCGATGCACCGCGCGGCGCACCGCCTCCGGATCCGCGCCCGGCGCGAGGTCCACATGTGCGCTCATGGCGGGAAAGCCGCTGCCGACCGTCCAGATGTGCAGGTCGTGGATGCGCGCGACTCCGGGCACGGCGCGCACCCGCTCGGCGATCTGGTCCAGGTCCAGGTGGCGCGGCGCGCCTTCGAGCAGGATGTCGACCGACTCGCGCGTGAGCCGCAGCGCGGACCACACCAACAGCACCGCGATCGCGAGCCCCGCCAGCGCGTCGGCCTGCTGCCAGCCGAACGCCAGGATCGCGGCGCTGGCAGCGATCGCCGCGAGTGACCCGAGCGCGTCGGCGGCCACGTGATAGAGCGCGGCGCGCACGTTCAAGTTGTCGCGTGCGCCGCGCATCAGGAGGAGCCCCGAGACCAGGTTCGCGATCAGCCCCACGACCGCGATCCCGAGCATCGCACGGGCCCGCACCTCGTGCGGCGTCGCGAGCCGCGAGAACGACTCCACGGCCACGCCGACCGAGACGCCGCCGAGCAGGAGGCCGTTCAGCAGCGCCGCCAGCACCTCTGCGCGCCCGTAGCCGAAGCTGTGGCGTGGGCCGCGCGGCTGGCTCGCCGCCCAGGCGGCGAACAGCGCGATGCCGAGCGCGCCCGCGTCAGTCAGCATGTGACCCGCGTCGGCGAGCAACGCGACCGAGCCCGTGAGGAAGCCGCCCACGGCCTCGACCACGAGCACCGTCGAGGTCAGCGCGAACGCGCGCCACAGCGCCGCGGAGCTCGAGCTCGGGCGCGACTGGGCGTGTCCCGCCCCGTGCGAATGCCCGTGGGAGTGCGCGTGCGGGTGCGCGTGCCCATGGTCCTGGATCACGCCCGACTCACCTCCGCCTTTCAGCTTGCCTCACGGTAGAATCGCGGGCCAGGAGGGACCATGGAACGACTGTGGCTTGTCCCCACGTTCGCCATTCTGACTCTGCTTCTGGTCGGGCCGACGCTGGCCTTCGTCCACGCCGTGCCGGGGCTGCTCGGCTTCAGCCTGGTGCTGCTGGCCGCGCTGATCGGCGTGGTGTTCGGCATCGGCCTCGCGGGCGCGGCCGCGTTCGCGACCGTGACGAACAAGCCGTGGCGCCCGCGCGCGCTGCGCGCGGCGATCGTGCCGCTGCTCGTGGGCCTGCCCGTGCTCGCCATGGCGGGCATGTCCAAGGTTCCGCGCATCCACGACATCTCCACCGACCCGTCCGATCGGCTCGAGTTCACGCCCGAGGTGAAGGCGCTGTCGATGAACCAGGACGCGGAAGGCGAGGAGCGCACCTGGGTCGAGACCCAGCAGCGGCAGAGCTATCCGGACGTCGTGCCCATCCATGTCGACCTGCCGCCCGCCGGCGCCTTCGAGCGCGCCAAGGCCGTCGCCGACCGCATGCCCGGCTGGGTGGTGACTCACGCCGACGCGGACGCGGGCCGCATCGAGGCCACGGCGACCTCGCGCCTGTTCCACTTCGTCGACGACGTGATCGTGCGCGTGAAGCCCGACGGCGCGGGCGCGCGCATCGACGTGCGCTCGCGCTCGCGGGTGGGTCAGAGTGACCTCGGCGCCAACGCCGCGCGCATCGAGGCCTTCGCCCAGGAGCTGCAGAGGAAGAAGACCGAGTGACTCGCGCGCTATGAGGCGGACGGCTTGGCCAGCTCGGCGTCGATCATGGCCCCCATGCCTTCCACCGACCGTCCGCCGGGCTTGACCTTCTTCCCGCCGATGAAGATCGTCGGCGTGCCGCGCACGTCGACGGTCGAGCCCAGCGCGATGTCGGCGTCGATGCGCTTGGCGTAGGCGGCGCCGTTCTTCTCGAGATCGGCCTTGAAGCGCTTCACGTCGAGCCCGGCCTGCTTCGCGAGCTCCTCGCCCTTCGACGGGTCGAGCGTGCGCTGGTTCTGGATCAGCACGTCGTGCATCTCCCAGAACTTGCCCTGCTCCTGCGCCGCGAGTGACCAGACCGCCGCGGGCCGCGCCGTCGAGTGCATCGGCAGCGGAAACTGCTTGTACACGAAGCGCACGCCCTTCGGGTACTTCTGCAGCACCTGCGTGATGATCGGCGCGGCGCCGGCGCAGTACGGGCACTGGAAGTCCGAGAACTCCACGATCGTGACCTTTCCGTCCGGGTCGCCGCGCACCGGCGAGTCACCCACGGCGATCGTGTAGACCTTGTCGTACTCCTCGCCCGCCGCCTGGCGCGGGAGTCGGTCCTGGATCGCGTTGAGCTTGGTCAGGATCTCGTCCTGCTTGTCCTGGATCGCCTGCAGCTGCTTCTGCGAGGGATTGCCGCAGGCCAGGACGAGGAGACCCGCCGCCGCCACGAACCGCATCTTCGCCATGGCGGCGCAGGTTAGATCAAGCGCGCTGGCGCCACCACGCGAAGATGCCCAGGAGGAGCAGCGCCTCGGGCAGCGCGAAGGCCAGGAAGTAGAAGTAGGCGACGGTCTGCTGCAGCGTCAGCGGGTCCTGGTTCGGGGTCCAGCCCTTGTCGGACAGGGCGATGCGCTGCTCGTCGTTGCCGAGCCAGCGCACCGCGTTCAGGAACAGGTCGCGGTTGTAGAGCGCCTCGAGCAGCCGGTTCGACACGAACTCGCGGTCGCCGATCACCACGATGCGAGCTTCCTGGCTCGAGTCCTCCTCGCTGCCCGCGCGCGGGTAGCGCCCGGTCGCGACCAGCGAGATCTCGTGCGGATCGCTCGAGTCCGGGGGCGCGACGTCGCGGCCGGCCAGCGCCGCCGCCACGTCGTGACTCACCCACGAGCGCGGGCTGGCGAAGGCCGCGCGGTCGAGCTTCGCGCCGGCGCTCGGGTTCCTGCCCAGCTCGGTCGGCCGCGCGCGCGGCAGGAGGGTCATGGTGCGCGGCCCGAGGTTGCGAGTCACCGGGTTGTACGGCGCGTACCGGTGCACCAACAGGTTCACCGGCTTGGGGTCCTGCAACAGCGGGCTCGAGGCGCGGTCGAGCACCACGGCGTCGTCGAGCACGAAGCCCCAGCGCGGCAGGAACTGGGAGTAGAAGTTCGAGCGCTGACCCGCCTCGGCCAGCACGAGCATGCGCCCGCCGCGCGCGAGATAGCGGTCGAGCACCGCCAGCTCCTCGGGCATGAGATCGCGCTCGGGCGCGGCCACCACCACGAGATCGGCGTCGGCGGGGACCTCGGAGGCCGCCGGGCCGACGAACGCCTGCGGGTCGAAGCCCTGGTCGCGCAGCATCGCGGCCACGCCCGAGTAGCCCGTGTCGGACTCGCTGGCCAGGTCGATCTCGCCGTGGCCGACCGTGAAGTACACCCGGATCGCGCGCTCGCGCGTGAAGCGGGCGACGGCATTGGTGATGTTGCGCTCGGACGGATAGCCGACCGGGTCGCACACGTCGTGCCGGCAGGCGATCACCGTGGTGGCGGTCGTGGTGTAGAGGTCGCGCGCGGCCTGGGGCGGCTCGCGCCGGCTGGCGTCGCGGATCTGCACGCCGGGGCAGGAGTCACCGTAGGCGTCGACCAGGAGCCTCACGTCCTTGGCGAGCAGCGCGTCTTCGAAGAACACCAGCTCGACCGGCGGGCCGCCCTTCTTCTCGAGCTCGTGGCACAGCTCGATGCTCTCGTCGGAGAGCGTGTACTGCCGGTCCACGGTGAGGTCGATGCGCGCGGTGACTGCATGTGCCCACACGTCCAGGCCGACCACGCCGGCGAACACGCCGAGCAGAATCGCGATCCAGCGCACGACCACCCGGCGTGACTCGCTGCCCGAGAAGCCGCGGAAGCGGCGCGCTTGGGCGATCGCGCCCAGCACGAGCAGCACGAGCCCGATCGCCACGTTGGCGCCCGAGAAGGCCGACATGCCGTGCAGCGAACGCGTGGCGTAGTACGAGCCGACCCCGACCAGGATCATGACCACGCCGGCGGCGGGCAGGAAGGTCATCAGCGCGCCCGGGACAGCTCGAGCGACGCGACCGACAGCAGCCAGCCCAAAAGCGCCACGCCCTCGAAATACACCACGTTCCGCAGCTCGATCACGCCGCGCGCGAAGGACCCGTAGTGACTGAGCAGCGCGGCCTCGCGCAGCACCGCGGCCACGCCTTCCGAGACCGTGTTCGAGAGCCAGGCGAAGTCGAGCAGCACGAACGGGATCGCGTAGCCCAGCACCGCGGCCACGATCTGACTCGAGGTGAACGACGAGCAGGCCAGGCCCAGCGAGGCGATCGCGCAGCCGTAGAACAACTGCCCGAGCAGGAGCGCCGCCAGGTGCTCCATGCCCAACGAGGCCCGCAGCACCACCACGGCCGGGTAGATCGCGCTGCCCAGCAGCAGCAGCGCCACGAACGCGTAGGTGACGGCATGCTTGGCGAACGCCACCTCCCAGGGGCGCAGGCCGCTGGTGAGCAAGAGCTCGTCGGTGCCGTTCGCGCGCTCCTCCGCGAAAACCCGCATGGTCACGAGCGGCAGCACCACGAGCAGGAACAGGCCGAAGTCGTCGGCCGAGGGCACGAACACCTCGTTCAGCACGTTGATGCGGGTCGGGACCGTGCCCTGGTCGAAGCCGCCGCCCGTCATGCCCTCCGACTGGTACACGAACAGGAGCTGGTTGTAGCTGACCAGGTGCTGGAAGAAATAGATGCCGGTGAGTGCCACGTAGACGGTGAGCACCACGTACGCGATCGGCGACGCGAACAGCTGCCGCAGCTCCTTCCGGCACAGCGCGCGCATCCGCAGCATCATGGCGCGAACCCCGAGTGAGTCCCGACCTTGGCCAGGAACAGGGCCTCGAGACTCCCGCCCGCGCGGATCTCGTCGGCCGTGGCGATCGCCGCCAGGCGGCCGCGGTCGAGCAGCGCCACGCGGTCGCACAAGAGCTCGGCTTCGTGCAGCTGGTGCGTGCACAGGATCACGGTGTGCTGGCCGCGGAAGCCCGCGATGATGCGCCGCAGCTCGATCTGCTGCGCGGGATCGAGCCCGACGGTCGGCTCGTCGACCACGAGCAGCGCCGGCTCGTGCAAGATTGCCTGCGCCAGCGCCACGCGCTGGCGGAAGCCCTTCGAGAGCACCCCGATGCGCCGGTGCATGACTTCCTCGAGGCCCAGGCGCTCGCTCGCCACCGCGACCGCCGCGCGCAGGCGCGCGCCGGACAGCCCGCGCAGCTCGCCCATCAGGCGCAGGAACGCGTCGACCCGGTGGTCGGCGTAGAGCTTGGGCTGCTCGCACGCGTAGCCCAGCCGGGCCTGCACCTGGAAGCGCTGGCGGGTCACTGACAGGCCGTCGACCCGCACGTCGCCGTCCGAGGCCAGCCAGTAACCGGTCAGGATGCGCAGGAAGGTCGTCTTGCCGGCGCCGTTCGGTCCGATGATCCCGAACACTTCCCCCGCCGCGATCTCGAGCGACAGAGCGTCGAGCGCAACGAGCGAACCGAAGCGCTTGGAGACGCGCTGTGCCTCGATCTTCGCGCTCATTTCGGCTGCCACCCTACGCTACGCGCTTCGAAACTCGCAACGCGCTTGTTTGACCGTGAAAAAACGCGGGCGATAGAATCACCCGGTGAATTTCGCGTTCTCGGAAGAGCAGGAGCTCCTGCGCAGCACGGCGCGGGAGTTTCTCGCCAGCAAAGCGCCCATGACGTCTGTGCGCGCTCTCATGGACGACCCGCGCGGCTTCGATCCGGGACTGTACGCGCAGATGGCCGAGCTGGGCTGGCTGGGCCTGCTCCTGCCCGAAGAGTACGGCGGGGCGGGGCTGTGCCTGGTCGACGAGGTCGTGGTCGCCGAAGAGCTGGGTCGCGCGCTCACGCCGTCGCCGTTCTTCGCGACCTTCCAGGGCTCGCTTGCGGTGCTGCACGGCGGCACCGAGACCCAGAAGAAGGAGCTCCTGCCCGACGCCGCGGCCGGGCGGAAGATCCTCTCGTTCGCGATCACCGAGGAGTCCGGCAGCGAGGACGCCGACGAGCTCGCGACCCGCGCGGAGAAGCGCGGCGCGGGCTTCTCGCTGAGCGGCACGAAGCTGTTCGTGCCCGACGGTCAGAACGCCGACGTGCTGGTCGTGGCCGCGCGCAACAGCGGACCCGGCGAGGACGGAATCTCGCTCTTTCTCGTGGAGCGCGGCGCGCCGGGCCTCAGCACGGTGCCGCTGCTCTCGCTCGACCAGACGCGGCGCATCGCCGAGGTGCGGCTCGAGAGCACGCCCGCGCAGCTCCTGGGCGCGCCGGGCTCGGGCTGGGCCACCTGGCGGGCGCTGCGCAATCACGCGCTCGTGCACCTTTCCGCCGAGGCGGTGGGCGGCTCCCAGAAAGTGCTCGAGGACTCCGTGAAGTACGCGAAGGAGCGCGTGCAGTTCGGCAAGCCGATCGGCGTGAACCAGGCGATCAAGCACAAGTGCGCCGACATGCTGATCCAGGTCGAATCCTCGAAGTCGAT
This window encodes:
- a CDS encoding DUF4350 domain-containing protein, which codes for MTFLPAAGVVMILVGVGSYYATRSLHGMSAFSGANVAIGLVLLVLGAIAQARRFRGFSGSESRRVVVRWIAILLGVFAGVVGLDVWAHAVTARIDLTVDRQYTLSDESIELCHELEKKGGPPVELVFFEDALLAKDVRLLVDAYGDSCPGVQIRDASRREPPQAARDLYTTTATTVIACRHDVCDPVGYPSERNITNAVARFTRERAIRVYFTVGHGEIDLASESDTGYSGVAAMLRDQGFDPQAFVGPAASEVPADADLVVVAAPERDLMPEELAVLDRYLARGGRMLVLAEAGQRSNFYSQFLPRWGFVLDDAVVLDRASSPLLQDPKPVNLLVHRYAPYNPVTRNLGPRTMTLLPRARPTELGRNPSAGAKLDRAAFASPRSWVSHDVAAALAGRDVAPPDSSDPHEISLVATGRYPRAGSEEDSSQEARIVVIGDREFVSNRLLEALYNRDLFLNAVRWLGNDEQRIALSDKGWTPNQDPLTLQQTVAYFYFLAFALPEALLLLGIFAWWRQRA
- a CDS encoding acyl-CoA dehydrogenase family protein, which encodes MNFAFSEEQELLRSTAREFLASKAPMTSVRALMDDPRGFDPGLYAQMAELGWLGLLLPEEYGGAGLCLVDEVVVAEELGRALTPSPFFATFQGSLAVLHGGTETQKKELLPDAAAGRKILSFAITEESGSEDADELATRAEKRGAGFSLSGTKLFVPDGQNADVLVVAARNSGPGEDGISLFLVERGAPGLSTVPLLSLDQTRRIAEVRLESTPAQLLGAPGSGWATWRALRNHALVHLSAEAVGGSQKVLEDSVKYAKERVQFGKPIGVNQAIKHKCADMLIQVESSKSITYYAAWAVAENTDEAELAASMAKAYTADAYRATSAENIQIHGGVGFTWEYDCHLYFKRAKALEVTYG
- a CDS encoding FAD-dependent oxidoreductase; this encodes MPSHHVAIAGAGPAGAALAYLLARRGVRVTLLERQSDFAREFRGEGLMPGGVDALQQMGLGPELERLPQARITGLDVYLNGRHGLHVDVASLPPDLPLPRFVSQPALLEMLVAQAEKSPGFTLLRGAVARELIHAGGRVTGLRIEADGRARDVAADYVIGCDGRASLVRKRAGLERPREAQAFDVVWVKLPLPEFMRGRVRGCVGRRHFAIAFESPDAMLQLGWAIDKGTYGDIRKGGIEHWLEQLAQNLPADLTDWLRAHARELTHPFLLDVVCDHLDLWSAPGVLLLGDAAHPMSPVGAQGINIALRDAVVAANQLGPVLLAGAPAAELDAAAARVTAERLPEVKEIQAIQTRAPALLMQRSRWAELVVGTFGPLLLRSGILAFVFRQVFPRFARGTARVSLAF
- a CDS encoding ABC transporter permease, with product MMLRMRALCRKELRQLFASPIAYVVLTVYVALTGIYFFQHLVSYNQLLFVYQSEGMTGGGFDQGTVPTRINVLNEVFVPSADDFGLFLLVVLPLVTMRVFAEERANGTDELLLTSGLRPWEVAFAKHAVTYAFVALLLLGSAIYPAVVVLRASLGMEHLAALLLGQLFYGCAIASLGLACSSFTSSQIVAAVLGYAIPFVLLDFAWLSNTVSEGVAAVLREAALLSHYGSFARGVIELRNVVYFEGVALLGWLLSVASLELSRAR
- a CDS encoding ferritin-like domain-containing protein — encoded protein: MNPSTHITHNSAYNTVDRDDFRSMIEVERYGERSDAFDQIISATEDHFWDPLDPAYVDFTHEFDLRERTIMPRDFTVELNCAVADRLTPAQQVELANESTRFTLSSILHGEQGALSLSASLCQIMKDPGAQEYAANQAREEARHVTAFSRYVQARWGTPLAVGPTLGNLLNELVLAPEVYKKLVGMQMLVEGLAMGAFATIHSLTDDPLLRRTVQLVMTDEAFHHRFGKIWADRTVPKLSEEEHERVETWAAKCFQTLLFNLVNSEQKQHIYTRFGLDWQWVRSAVLEAFSDSDRRRMMTRSTNIFRVLIKTLLKAGIITERTRATYATWVDMDELAREHDEVVGQDVADAAMVELQDINRGRKKIGKVKRAVSA
- a CDS encoding DUF1499 domain-containing protein — its product is MERLWLVPTFAILTLLLVGPTLAFVHAVPGLLGFSLVLLAALIGVVFGIGLAGAAAFATVTNKPWRPRALRAAIVPLLVGLPVLAMAGMSKVPRIHDISTDPSDRLEFTPEVKALSMNQDAEGEERTWVETQQRQSYPDVVPIHVDLPPAGAFERAKAVADRMPGWVVTHADADAGRIEATATSRLFHFVDDVIVRVKPDGAGARIDVRSRSRVGQSDLGANAARIEAFAQELQRKKTE
- a CDS encoding cation diffusion facilitator family transporter encodes the protein MIQDHGHAHPHAHSHGHSHGAGHAQSRPSSSSAALWRAFALTSTVLVVEAVGGFLTGSVALLADAGHMLTDAGALGIALFAAWAASQPRGPRHSFGYGRAEVLAALLNGLLLGGVSVGVAVESFSRLATPHEVRARAMLGIAVVGLIANLVSGLLLMRGARDNLNVRAALYHVAADALGSLAAIAASAAILAFGWQQADALAGLAIAVLLVWSALRLTRESVDILLEGAPRHLDLDQIAERVRAVPGVARIHDLHIWTVGSGFPAMSAHVDLAPGADPEAVRRAVHRLLHQEYAVAHTTIQTESAPPLLQVDGPPL
- a CDS encoding thioredoxin domain-containing protein; protein product: MAKMRFVAAAGLLVLACGNPSQKQLQAIQDKQDEILTKLNAIQDRLPRQAAGEEYDKVYTIAVGDSPVRGDPDGKVTIVEFSDFQCPYCAGAAPIITQVLQKYPKGVRFVYKQFPLPMHSTARPAAVWSLAAQEQGKFWEMHDVLIQNQRTLDPSKGEELAKQAGLDVKRFKADLEKNGAAYAKRIDADIALGSTVDVRGTPTIFIGGKKVKPGGRSVEGMGAMIDAELAKPSAS
- a CDS encoding helix-turn-helix domain-containing protein, whose product is MAVSRKRTPRRTRDPGRAAERARAATRARLRASGQKLLAERGLHAVTSHEIANAAGVAAGTFYLHFRDKEELFRELVFDAVAELLARLERSVLPLRENPEAAARARAETLLGFAEEHAELVRLAFGRGAEAASGVGAEALSQLVERLERIISMQGKGGSGLHPGVAAQALVGMWARVATWWAESPGRAPRAAVVETLVDLQLSGIRGGRS
- the infA gene encoding translation initiation factor IF-1; translated protein: MSKKDLITVSGAITKILGGGRYLVKLENGSEITAQLSGRMRRFHIRVIQGDRVQCGVSPYDPTHGFITYREPPSGSPRPDDRAGSKS
- a CDS encoding ABC transporter ATP-binding protein, which codes for MSAKIEAQRVSKRFGSLVALDALSLEIAAGEVFGIIGPNGAGKTTFLRILTGYWLASDGDVRVDGLSVTRQRFQVQARLGYACEQPKLYADHRVDAFLRLMGELRGLSGARLRAAVAVASERLGLEEVMHRRIGVLSKGFRQRVALAQAILHEPALLVVDEPTVGLDPAQQIELRRIIAGFRGQHTVILCTHQLHEAELLCDRVALLDRGRLAAIATADEIRAGGSLEALFLAKVGTHSGFAP